The Nothobranchius furzeri strain GRZ-AD chromosome 8, NfurGRZ-RIMD1, whole genome shotgun sequence genome includes a region encoding these proteins:
- the ebna1bp2 gene encoding probable rRNA-processing protein EBP2: MIIPGRSMDSAEEDPQLGEESEEEHIELSDGELQEALSKGLLKPGMNVLVDKSKTFVNNVEGLKLCLAELHKDLAWVERLDMTNPPADEVLTNAEGNVSAVSNGELNADDDFQREMFFYRQAQATVLNALPLLNQHDIATKRPDDYFAEMAKSDQHMQKIRKKLISKQLILEKSEKAKKLREQRKFAKKVQVEVIQKRQKEKKAMMSSVKKYQKGITDKLDFLDGDKKTAKDSSGASKKVQRGPSAKRKFKDQKFGFGGKKSGKKWNTKESFNDVSDFRAKVAHGRGEKGGRKGKGGKQNKRPGKSVRRKMKGRS; encoded by the exons ATGATCATCCCTGGCAGGAGTATGGATTCGGCAGAGGAGGACCCGCAGCTGGGTGAGGAGTCAGAGGAGGAACACATCGAATTATCGGATGGAGAA CTTCAAGAAGCCCTCTCTAAAGGGTTGCTCAAACCTGGGATGAACGTCCTGGTGGATAAAAGCAAGACGTTCGTCAATAATGTG GAGGGATTGAAACTCTGTCTTGCGGAGCTGCATAAAGATCTAGCCTGGGTGGAAAGGTTAGACATGACCAACCCACCTGCTGATGAAGTTCTCACCAACGCTGAAGGGAACGTTTCTGCTGTGTCCAACGGAGAACTCAACGCTGATGATGATTTCCAAAGAGAAATGTTCTT CTACCGTCAGGCTCAAGCTACAGTCCTGAACGCGCTGCCTCTCCTAAACCAACACGACATCGCCACCAAGAGGCCCGATGACTACTTTGCAGAGATGGCCAAATCAGATCAGCACATGCAAAAG ATCAGGAAAAAGCTGATCTCAAAGCAGCTGATTCTGGAAAAGTCGGAAAAGGCGAAGAAACTCCGCGAGCAAAGGAAGTTTGCCAAAAAG GTCCAAGTTGAGGTGATTCAAAagaggcagaaggagaagaaggcgaTGATGTCTTCTGTAAAGAAATACCAGAAAG GAATTACTGACAAGCTGGATTTCTTGGATGGCGATAAGAAAACAGCTAAAGATTCTTCCGGAGCATCAAAAAAAGTACAAAGAGG TCCCAGTGCCAAGAGGAAGTTCAAGGACCAAAAGTTTGGCTTTGGGGGCAAAAAGAGTGGAAAGAAGTGGAACACCAAGGAGAGTTTCAACGATGTTTCAGACTTCCGTGCCAAAGTGGCTCATGGCCGGGGCGAAAAGGGGGGGAGGAAAGGAAAAGGAGGAAAACAAAAT AAACGCCCAGGCAAATCTGTTCGCCGGAAGATGAAGGGACGCTCATGA